From Bacteroidota bacterium, the proteins below share one genomic window:
- a CDS encoding twin-arginine translocase TatA/TatE family subunit, producing the protein MTLLFLGSIGGSEWLLILLAIVLLFGGRKIPELMRGLGQGIREFNNAKNNVKKEIEDNMKEQPKDKA; encoded by the coding sequence ATGACACTTTTATTTTTAGGTTCTATCGGAGGCAGTGAGTGGCTTTTAATCCTTCTTGCAATTGTATTGTTATTTGGCGGAAGAAAAATTCCTGAGCTTATGCGTGGGTTGGGTCAAGGAATCAGAGAATTTAACAATGCTAAAAACAATGTTAAAAAGGAGATTGAAGACAACATGAAAGAACAGCCCAAAGACAAAGCATAG